A region of Dethiosulfovibrio russensis DNA encodes the following proteins:
- the tsf gene encoding translation elongation factor Ts: protein MAISASDVKSLRERTGCGMMDCKNALAECDGNVEKAVDYLREKGLAKAAKKASRAAKEGRVFSYIHTTGKIGVLLELDCETDFVAKTDEFQELGHEIAMHVAAAAPIYVSPEEVPSEELDREIEVYRQQALQEGKPENILDKIAEGRVRKYYETVCLMEQPWIRDGDKKIKDLVIEAVAKLGENMVVRRFARFSIGE, encoded by the coding sequence ATGGCAATCAGCGCATCTGACGTCAAGAGTCTTAGAGAACGTACCGGTTGTGGCATGATGGACTGCAAAAATGCCCTTGCCGAGTGCGATGGCAACGTAGAAAAGGCCGTCGACTACCTGAGGGAAAAAGGTTTGGCTAAGGCGGCCAAGAAGGCCAGCCGTGCGGCCAAAGAGGGAAGGGTGTTCTCCTACATCCACACCACCGGCAAGATCGGTGTCCTCCTAGAGCTCGACTGCGAGACCGATTTCGTGGCCAAAACCGATGAGTTCCAGGAGCTGGGACACGAGATAGCCATGCACGTGGCCGCTGCCGCTCCGATCTACGTATCTCCCGAGGAAGTTCCCTCGGAGGAGCTCGATCGCGAGATAGAGGTTTACCGTCAGCAGGCCCTTCAGGAGGGCAAGCCGGAAAATATCCTGGACAAGATCGCCGAGGGCAGGGTCCGCAAATACTACGAGACCGTGTGTCTTATGGAGCAGCCTTGGATCAGGGACGGCGACAAAAAGATCAAGGATCTCGTGATAGAGGCGGTCGCCAAGCTTGGCGAGAATATGGTGGTCCGTCGTTTCGCCAGATTCTCGATCGGAGAGTAG
- a CDS encoding metal-sensitive transcriptional regulator: protein MTQSLIEQLDDLSPERKAMLNRLRRVEGQLRGIQRMIIEEKDCCDVLLQLSAARKALQNACMEILKNYISICMTDDLSENDVDVKRLQKLIEALVDIAPIK, encoded by the coding sequence GTGACGCAGTCTTTGATAGAACAACTGGACGATCTCTCGCCGGAGAGAAAAGCCATGCTCAATCGACTTCGAAGGGTCGAGGGACAGCTCAGGGGAATCCAGAGGATGATAATAGAGGAAAAGGATTGTTGCGACGTTCTCCTACAGCTTTCCGCCGCAAGAAAGGCGCTCCAGAACGCCTGTATGGAGATACTCAAGAACTACATTTCCATCTGCATGACCGACGATTTATCCGAAAACGACGTCGACGTGAAGAGGCTCCAGAAACTTATAGAGGCACTGGTGGACATAGCACCGATAAAATAG
- the rpsB gene encoding 30S ribosomal protein S2, whose product MSVVSMKQLLECGVHFGHQTRRWNPKMKPFIFTERNGVYIIDLQKTVKGLEKSYSFLREVSKEGGSVLFVGTKRQAQDTIREEAIRCGQHYINQRWLGGLLTNFQTIRKRVLKMVELDRMESDGSWNDLTKKEVVLLKKQKAKLEKYLLGIKNMKVLPDALFIIDPRREDIAVKEARKIGIPVISIVDTNCDPEVIDYPIPGNDDAIRAIKLISGLMASAVIEGRQGVDGANGSDDSDDVNDNDIIEVKEKLTEAYGEDTAEGED is encoded by the coding sequence ATGTCCGTAGTCAGCATGAAGCAGCTTCTCGAGTGCGGTGTCCATTTCGGTCACCAGACCCGCCGCTGGAACCCCAAGATGAAGCCGTTCATCTTCACCGAGAGAAACGGCGTCTACATCATCGACCTTCAGAAGACCGTCAAAGGACTTGAGAAGTCCTATTCTTTCCTGAGAGAGGTCTCCAAGGAAGGCGGCAGCGTTCTTTTCGTAGGGACCAAGCGCCAGGCTCAGGACACCATCAGAGAAGAGGCCATCCGCTGTGGTCAGCACTATATCAACCAGCGTTGGCTCGGTGGTTTGCTCACCAACTTCCAGACCATCCGTAAAAGGGTTCTCAAAATGGTCGAACTGGATCGCATGGAGTCCGACGGTTCCTGGAACGATCTTACCAAAAAAGAGGTAGTCCTGCTCAAAAAGCAGAAGGCCAAGCTCGAGAAGTACCTACTCGGCATAAAAAACATGAAGGTTCTTCCCGATGCCCTCTTCATCATCGATCCTCGTCGTGAGGATATCGCAGTCAAAGAGGCCAGGAAGATCGGCATACCGGTCATCTCCATAGTCGATACAAACTGCGATCCCGAGGTCATAGACTATCCCATCCCCGGAAACGACGACGCCATAAGGGCCATCAAGCTTATATCCGGGCTCATGGCAAGCGCCGTAATAGAGGGACGTCAGGGAGTGGACGGAGCCAACGGATCCGACGATTCCGACGATGTCAACGATAACGATATCATCGAGGTCAAGGAGAAACTCACCGAGGCATACGGAGAAGATACCGCCGAGGGTGAAGACTAA